Proteins encoded in a region of the Cupriavidus pauculus genome:
- a CDS encoding CvpA family protein translates to MALTFFDYGVAFILVASALIGILRGLVRELLALVGWVVALVVAYHFGATVAAWMPESLPGGQLTRTALGYVAVFLAVWIGAALAGTVLGQLLETTGLKPADRGLGLIFGLARGALLIMVIVTVASLTKLPEEPFWRDAVSRPYVTQAIEAARQWLPPELARYVRT, encoded by the coding sequence ATGGCACTGACTTTTTTTGACTACGGCGTTGCCTTCATTCTGGTGGCGTCGGCATTGATCGGCATCCTCCGCGGACTGGTGCGGGAGCTGCTGGCGCTGGTGGGCTGGGTGGTGGCGCTCGTGGTGGCGTATCACTTCGGCGCGACGGTCGCGGCCTGGATGCCCGAGTCGCTGCCGGGCGGCCAGCTGACGCGCACGGCGCTGGGCTACGTGGCGGTGTTTCTCGCGGTCTGGATCGGTGCGGCGCTCGCGGGCACCGTGCTCGGCCAGCTGCTGGAGACCACGGGCCTGAAGCCCGCGGATCGCGGGCTGGGCCTGATCTTCGGGCTGGCGCGCGGCGCGTTGCTGATCATGGTGATCGTCACGGTCGCGAGCCTGACGAAATTGCCCGAGGAACCGTTCTGGCGAGACGCGGTTTCCCGGCCTTACGTGACCCAGGCCATCGAGGCCGCGCGGCAGTGGCTGCCGCCGGAGCTGGCCAGGTACGTGAGGACCTGA